Proteins encoded within one genomic window of Dasypus novemcinctus isolate mDasNov1 chromosome 17, mDasNov1.1.hap2, whole genome shotgun sequence:
- the LOC139436731 gene encoding LOW QUALITY PROTEIN: ral guanine nucleotide dissociation stimulator-like (The sequence of the model RefSeq protein was modified relative to this genomic sequence to represent the inferred CDS: inserted 1 base in 1 codon; substituted 1 base at 1 genomic stop codon) — protein sequence MCLLCPTVEEEQLNPHEGGELHSVDGQGRQLGESGGVPGACLPEDNLTATKQVLDWLFHSPLSSLLSTWLDQNPEDFLEPADFPCIKLLVVYAQVHLTGFALEHHAMILLSQMNLPEPFETDPKAPLSVPELQMPPVQTVAPIPPPTADTGSVPEADSAPLPPLLPATEFAPVLALEVDPDTLSAVAPTTSSVSAPAQEMEAATSQSAEQVPESGSPISTSDIPDPEPEASPVPPNLAPIHGLAIPTLEVELAPSISESPALLLEEALVPPPQPPIGGSANDHSADRVTPPEPSCPWPETSENLLSEEKANFLAFPPELVAEQLTWIDAKLFKNVVPYHCLGAIWSQHNKKVKEYVAPTIHAXCTQFKHVTNCIITTCLGDQSKKAQGRARVVEHWIEVVRECQILKNFSSFYAILSALESHSISHLKKTXKKVSKDSFCLFQMLSEIVSNENNYSQSSELVIKEISKFATLEMKLKRAQKEQKQERDVIQGIVPCLGTFLTQF from the exons ATGTGCCTCCTCTGTCCCACCGTAGAGGAAGAACAACTCAACCCTCATGAGGGAGGAGAGCTGCACAGTGTGGATGGTCAAGGCAGGCAATTGGGGGAATCTGGTGGAGTACCTGGTGCCTGCCTTCCTGAGGACAACCTCACCGCCACCAAGCAGGTCCTGGACTGGTTGTTCCACAG ccctctctcctccctcctgagCACCTGGCTGGACCAGAACCCTGAAGATTTCCTAGAACCAGCAGACTTTCCCTGCATCAAGCTGCTGGTGGTCTATGCCCAGGTGCATTTAACTGGCTTTGCCCTGGAGCACCATGCCATGATTCTGCTTTCACAGATGAACCTTCCAGAGCCCTTTGAGACAGACCCAAAGG CTCCTTTGTCAGTTCCAGAGCTGCAAATGCCTCCAGTGCAAACTGTAGCACCAATTCCACCACCTACAGCAGACACAGGGTCAGTTCCAGAGGCTGATTCAGCTCCACTGCCACCTCTACTGCCAGCTACTGAGTTTGCACCAGTGCTTGCTCTGGAAGTAGATCCTGATACATTATCTGCTGTAGCACCTACAACTTCATCAGTTTCAGCACCTGCTCAGGAGATGGAGGCAGCTACATCACAATCAGCTGAACAAGTTCCAGAATCTGGGTCACCCATATCAACATCAGATATACCAGACCCAGAGCCAGAGGCAAGTCCAGTTCCACCTAACTTGGCACCTATACATGGATTGGCAATACCCACTCTGGAGGTAGAGCTTGCTCCTTCAATATCAGAATCTCCAGCTTTACTGCTTGAAGAAGCTTTGGTGCCACCTCCACAGCCACCTATTGGAGGTAGTGCCAATGACCACTCTGCAGATAGA GTTACACCACCAGAGCCTTCCTGCCCCTGGCCTGAGACCTCAGAGAACCTGTTGAGTGAGGAGAAAGCTAACTTCCTGGCTTTCCCTCCCGAGCTAGTGGCAGAGCAGTTGACATGGATTGATGCA aAGCTGTTCAAGAACGTGGTGCCCTATCACTGTCTGGGTGCCATCTGGTCCCAGCACAACAAAAAGGTCAAGGAATATGTTGCACCCACCATCCATG ATTGCACCCAGTTCAAGCATGTGACCAACTGCATCATCACAACCTGCCTTGGGGACCAGAGCAAGAAGGCTCAGggcagggccagggtggtggagcactggatcGAGGTGGTCAGG GAGTGCCAAATCCTCAAGAACTTTTCCTCATTCTATGCCATCCTCTCTGCCCTTGAAAGCCATTCAATTTCCCATCTtaaaaagacttgaaagaaagTTTCCAA ggacAGCTTCTGCCTCTTTCAGATGCTATCTGAGATTGTCTCAAATGAGAACAACTACTCACAGAGCAGTGAGCTGGTCATCAAG GAGATCTCCAAGTTTGCCACCCTGGAGATGAAACTCAAAAGAGCCCAGAAGGAGCAGAAACAGGAGAGG GATGTCATACAGGGCATTGTCCCATGCCTGGGGACATTTCTCACTCAGTTTTAG